A single window of Acetobacteraceae bacterium DNA harbors:
- a CDS encoding NifU family protein — translation MSDQQETMIPVLIDVQDTPNPQVRKFALGFPVTGAGEPIELSNFAQAREVSDLAADLFDFPETENVFLGKDFISVMVRSGTSWEGFSPVVLSTISHYLSQKKPLIKTEALAKISTDEAEIRPEDQEIVTKIKEIIEHRVRPAVARDGGDILFRSYQDGIVYLVLKGACAGCPSAQATLKDGVERLLQHFIPEVKEVRQAV, via the coding sequence ATGAGCGACCAGCAGGAAACAATGATACCTGTCCTTATTGATGTGCAGGACACCCCTAATCCGCAGGTACGGAAATTTGCATTAGGATTTCCTGTTACCGGTGCCGGAGAGCCGATTGAACTTTCTAACTTTGCGCAAGCACGTGAGGTCTCAGATCTTGCTGCGGATTTATTTGACTTCCCAGAAACAGAAAATGTTTTCTTAGGAAAAGATTTTATTTCCGTCATGGTGCGTTCGGGGACTTCATGGGAAGGATTTTCCCCTGTTGTTTTAAGTACGATTAGCCATTATCTTTCCCAAAAAAAGCCCCTCATTAAGACAGAGGCTTTGGCAAAAATTTCAACAGATGAGGCTGAGATTCGCCCAGAAGATCAAGAAATCGTTACAAAAATCAAAGAAATTATTGAGCATCGTGTCCGTCCGGCTGTTGCTCGGGATGGTGGAGATATTCTTTTCCGTTCTTATCAGGATGGGATTGTTTATCTCGTTCTTAAGGGGGCCTGCGCCGGCTGTCCTTCAGCACAAGCCACTTTAAAGGATGGTGTTGAAAGACTGCTTCAGCATTTTATTCCGGAAGTGAAAGAAGTGCGTCAGGCCGTATAA
- a CDS encoding FAD-dependent thymidylate synthase encodes MGLTSEQQQEVAELRQEKRQTFRAVSEGLEKILFEPFKMLDHGFLRVVDYMGDDSAIVQAARVSYGRGTKKSLQDKGLIRYLMRHRHTTPFEMCEIKFHVKMPIFVARQWLRHRMASVNEYSARYSVLDNEFYLPAPDRMGAQSDTNHQGTGDMLSPEKAEQVLELLRSDAERCYRNYEAMMGKEGEEGLARELARINLTVGTYTQFYWKIDLHNLLHFVSLRADPHAQHEIQVYALKILEILDLWVPFAADAFREYRLGARTLSASMVEAVKRMIAGEKVSVEETKMSKREWAEMCEALDLKG; translated from the coding sequence ATGGGGCTGACATCGGAACAACAGCAAGAAGTCGCAGAGCTGAGGCAGGAAAAAAGACAAACGTTCAGAGCGGTTTCTGAGGGACTTGAGAAAATTCTATTTGAGCCTTTTAAAATGCTCGATCATGGTTTTTTGCGGGTTGTCGATTATATGGGGGATGATTCCGCTATCGTGCAGGCTGCACGTGTCTCTTATGGGCGTGGTACGAAAAAAAGCCTTCAGGATAAGGGGCTTATTCGTTACTTGATGCGCCACCGCCACACGACCCCTTTTGAAATGTGCGAAATTAAATTTCACGTTAAAATGCCTATTTTTGTTGCCCGTCAGTGGCTACGTCACCGTATGGCCAGTGTGAATGAATATTCTGCACGTTATTCCGTGTTAGATAATGAATTTTATTTGCCTGCTCCTGATCGGATGGGTGCGCAAAGCGACACAAACCATCAGGGAACAGGGGATATGCTCAGTCCGGAAAAAGCGGAACAGGTTTTAGAGCTTCTCCGTTCAGATGCCGAGAGATGCTATCGTAATTATGAGGCAATGATGGGAAAAGAAGGGGAAGAGGGGCTTGCCCGTGAATTGGCACGCATTAATTTAACAGTTGGCACATATACGCAATTTTATTGGAAAATTGACCTTCATAATTTGCTTCATTTTGTTTCATTGCGTGCTGATCCACATGCGCAGCATGAAATTCAGGTCTATGCCCTGAAAATCCTTGAAATTTTAGATCTCTGGGTACCTTTTGCCGCTGACGCTTTCAGGGAGTACCGTCTTGGAGCAAGAACGCTTTCTGCTTCTATGGTTGAGGCTGTTAAACGCATGATTGCCGGTGAAAAAGTCAGTGTCGAAGAGACAAAGATGAGCAAGCGTGAATGGGCAGAAATGTGTGAGGCCTTGGACTTAAAGGGGTAA